A DNA window from Cystobacter ferrugineus contains the following coding sequences:
- a CDS encoding tetratricopeptide repeat protein, translating to MPVSRLARLILVACICFASAQVAMGEPTSSSKDADTQAEILRELAVIKETTPLRLEAQQASLQAQKESLQKDLQILQSKVEAQGQRIEDINAATNRFSTILSVFGVLITLLVAVAGTAAWFSAGAKARDAAQEWIKHHESELISEVKRAVADVEAKVATVESRATEASQHIQTQIAAVEAKVAAVDARAAQANQHFQTQEETVTQAAESAKVQMQAKLASSTLAVPTVVQKNAMEAEERRLIQKPESDYTFKDWESRAFAAYANGELDLAASFFQKAAKTDSATRLEAARSLFNRAVLLQNRGHSQEALDCYADVLSHFGDAKEASHREVVAMALVNKGITLGQMGRYQEALDCYADVLSRFGDAKEVSLRASVARALVNKGATLGKMGRDQEALDCYADVLSRFGDAKEVPLREAVAKALVNKGSTLGKMGRDQEALDCYADVLSRFGDAKEVSLREQVAKALVNKGATLGKMGRDQEALDCYADVLSRFGDAKEVPLREAVAMALVNKGNRLSKMGRGQEEIDCYADVLSRFGDAKEVPLREQVAKALVNKGTTLVQMGRGQEALDCYAGVLSRFGDAKEVSLREAVAMALVNKGITLGKMGRDQEALDCYADVLSRFGDAKEVPLREAVAKALVDKGSTLGQMGRDQEALDCYADVLSRFGDAKEVSLREQVANALVDNGLSYAYVGGDHMDCVCYGDGRIRFGDAKEVXLREAVAMALVNKGITLGKMGRDQEALDLYPIHICRCRGAAEVPLREAVAKALVDKGSTLGQMGRDQEALDCYADVLSRFGDAKEVSLREQVAKALVNKGATLGKMGRDQEALDCYADVLSRFGDAKEVPLREQVAKAVVNKGRTLGIMGRGQEALDCYAGVLSRFGDAKEVSLREAVAKALVDKGPTLGQRGRDMETIDCYAGVLSRFGDAKEVSLREQVAKALVNKGATLGKMGRD from the coding sequence ATGCCCGTCTCAAGGCTGGCCCGGCTCATACTGGTGGCATGCATCTGCTTCGCCTCTGCACAAGTGGCGATGGGTGAGCCTACCTCCTCTTCCAAGGACGCGGACACCCAAGCCGAGATCTTGCGCGAACTCGCCGTCATCAAGGAAACAACCCCTCTGCGATTGGAAGCGCAACAGGCGAGTTTGCAAGCGCAAAAGGAGAGTCTGCAAAAAGATCTGCAAATCCTACAGTCGAAAGTTGAGGCACAGGGGCAACGAATAGAAGACATCAATGCCGCGACGAACCGGTTCTCAACAATATTGTCTGTATTCGGAGTCCTTATAACGCTTCTGGTGGCAGTAGCAGGTACGGCCGCTTGGTTCAGCGCTGGCGCGAAAGCAAGAGATGCAGCGCAAGAATGGATCAAGCATCATGAGTCAGAGCTGATTAGCGAAGTGAAGCGTGCAGTTGCTGATGTTGAAGCCAAGGTCGCTACTGTCGAGTCGAGGGCGACCGAAGCTAGCCAGCACATTCAGACGCAAATTGCTGCTGTTGAGGCCAAGGTTGCAGCGGTTGATGCGAGGGCGGCGCAAGCAAATCAGCACTTCCAGACGCAGGAGGAAACCGTCACGCAGGCTGCTGAATCTGCAAAAGTGCAAATGCAAGCGAAGTTGGCCTCCTCCACGCTTGCTGTGCCAACTGTAGTCCAGAAGAATGCCATGGAGGCTGAAGAGAGGCGACTCATACAGAAGCCCGAAAGCGACTACACCTTCAAGGACTGGGAGTCTCGCGCATTTGCTGCCTATGCGAACGGGGAGTTGGACCTTGCGGCAAGCTTCTTTCAAAAGGCTGCGAAAACCGACTCCGCGACCAGACTTGAAGCGGCGCGTTCGCTATTTAACCGGGCGGTGCTGCTTCAGAATAGAGGTCACAGCCAGGAGGCCCTCGACTGCTACGCAGACGTCCTCAGCCACTTCGGCGACGCCAAGGAAGCCTCCCATCGTGAGGTGGTGGCGATGGCGTTGGTCAACAAGGGCATCACGCTCGGTCAGATGGGACGCTACCAGGAGGCCCTCGACTGCTACGCGGACGTCCTCAGCCGCTTCGGCGACGCCAAGGAAGTTTCCCTACGTGCGTCGGTGGCGAGGGCGTTGGTCAACAAGGGCGCCACGCTCGGTAAGATGGGGCGCGACCAGGAGGCCCTCGACTGCTACGCGGACGTTCTCAGCCGCTTCGGCGACGCCAAGGAAGTCCCTCTGCGTGAGGCGGTGGCGAAAGCGCTGGTCAACAAGGGCTCCACGCTCGGTAAGATGGGGCGCGACCAGGAGGCCCTCGACTGCTACGCGGACGTCCTCAGCCGCTTCGGCGACGCCAAGGAAGTCTCCCTTCGTGAGCAGGTGGCGAAAGCGCTGGTCAACAAGGGCGCCACGCTCGGTAAGATGGGACGCGACCAGGAGGCCCTCGACTGCTACGCGGACGTTCTCAGCCGCTTCGGCGACGCCAAGGAAGTCCCACTGCGTGAGGCGGTGGCAATGGCGTTGGTCAACAAGGGCAACAGACTCAGTAAGATGGGACGCGGCCAGGAGGAAATCGACTGCTACGCGGACGTTCTCAGCCGCTTCGGCGACGCCAAGGAAGTCCCACTGCGTGAGCAGGTGGCAAAAGCGCTGGTCAACAAGGGCACCACGCTCGTTCAAATGGGACGCGGCCAAGAGGCCCTCGACTGCTACGCGGGCGTTCTCAGCCGCTTCGGCGACGCCAAGGAAGTCTCCCTGCGTGAGGCGGTGGCAATGGCGTTGGTCAACAAGGGCATCACGCTCGGTAAGATGGGGCGCGACCAGGAGGCCCTCGACTGCTACGCGGACGTTCTCAGCCGCTTCGGCGACGCCAAGGAAGTCCCTCTGCGTGAGGCGGTGGCGAAAGCGCTGGTCGACAAGGGCTCCACGCTCGGTCAGATGGGGCGCGACCAGGAGGCCCTCGACTGCTACGCGGACGTCCTCAGCCGCTTCGGCGACGCCAAGGAAGTCTCCCTTCGTGAGCAGGTGGCGAATGCGCTCGTTGACAACGGCCTCTCATACGCATATGTGGGGGGCGACCATATGGACTGCGTCTGCTACGGGGACGGTCGCATCCGCTTCGGCGACGCCAAGGAAGTCYCCCTGCGTGAGGCGGTGGCAATGGCGTTGGTCAACAAGGGCATCACGCTCGGTAAGATGGGGCGCGACCAGGAGGCCCTCGACCTCTACCCTATCCACATCTGCCGCTGCCGCGGCGCCGCGGAGGTCCCTCTGCGTGAGGCGGTGGCGAAAGCGCTGGTCGACAAGGGCTCCACGCTCGGTCAGATGGGGCGCGACCAGGAGGCCCTCGACTGCTACGCGGACGTCCTCAGCCGCTTCGGCGACGCCAAGGAAGTCTCCCTTCGTGAGCAGGTGGCGAAAGCGCTGGTCAACAAGGGCGCCACGCTCGGTAAGATGGGACGCGACCAGGAGGCCCTCGACTGCTACGCGGACGTTCTCAGCCGCTTCGGCGACGCCAAGGAAGTCCCACTGCGTGAGCAGGTGGCAAAAGCGGTGGTCAACAAGGGCCGCACGCTCGGTATAATGGGCCGCGGCCAGGAGGCCCTCGACTGCTACGCGGGCGTTCTCAGCCGCTTCGGCGACGCCAAGGAAGTCTCCCTGCGTGAGGCGGTGGCGAAAGCGCTGGTCGACAAGGGCCCCACGCTCGGTCAGAGGGGGCGCGACATG
- a CDS encoding pentapeptide repeat-containing protein, with amino-acid sequence MTPNIHYENREIEGERLELSKGGIYWLGPNVTLRRCTLVLGVASRWLNLVSGQLIDCTIQAKGELKNLRWTTMGLKGCRFTGRFTGNDFGFREEHFDKWRLGGLEDCDFSGARLDACRFYGCDMRTVRLPRWPCFTLLEPRRRAAELRCVEWPGRFGRVVIEDLVEQEEIMVALAYHAPAIAEQLDTTAEELRAALEGLAGVIM; translated from the coding sequence GTGACTCCCAACATCCACTACGAGAACCGAGAGATTGAAGGCGAGCGGCTGGAACTGTCCAAGGGTGGCATCTACTGGCTCGGCCCGAACGTCACGTTGCGCCGCTGCACCCTGGTCCTCGGCGTCGCCTCGCGGTGGCTCAACCTGGTATCTGGGCAGTTGATCGACTGCACCATCCAGGCGAAGGGCGAGTTGAAGAACTTGCGTTGGACGACGATGGGGTTGAAGGGGTGCCGCTTCACGGGCCGGTTTACTGGCAACGACTTTGGTTTCCGTGAGGAGCACTTCGACAAGTGGCGACTCGGGGGCCTGGAGGACTGCGACTTCTCCGGGGCGCGGCTCGACGCCTGCCGGTTCTACGGCTGCGACATGCGGACGGTGCGACTGCCGCGCTGGCCTTGCTTCACCCTCCTGGAGCCGCGCCGACGTGCCGCGGAGCTGAGGTGCGTGGAGTGGCCCGGGAGGTTCGGACGGGTCGTGATCGAGGACCTCGTGGAGCAGGAGGAGATCATGGTGGCGCTGGCGTACCATGCGCCCGCGATAGCGGAGCAGCTCGACACGACTGCTGAGGAACTCCGGGCGGCGCTGGAGGGGCTCGCGGGCGTCATCATGTAG